TTAATTCTAAATATTCACTTGTTCTATTCTCTGCTTCTTTATACTTCCTGTCCATATTCATAGTAAAACCTCCGCTTCCTAAAAAATTCTAATAATACATCTTTTAAAAAGGCATCTATAATGTTTTACTAAATATATGTAACCTATGAAAAGAAATATACCTTTCACTTCTTTCTTTTCGATTTAAAGCAATTTCTCTACTCTTTTTCAAGAATCTGGCCGGTACGGTATGCGTGAAGAAGTTTTTCAAGATCGCTGATCTGCTCTTTTAACTGGCGGCCGGTTTCGGTATCTCCTACCTTCTCTCTTTGTGCGGAAATCTCACGAATAACCGTATCAGAATGTACATCGATTTCTTTTTCGATCACATCTTCTGTTGAAGTGAATGTCTCATGAGAAACCAGACGAAGGCCTCTGGAATTATAGATTAATGTATAGCCTGCAATACCGGTTGTTCCACGATATGCCTTTGAAAAGCCTCCATCGATAATCATGACCTTTCCATTACACTTAACCGGGGATTCTCCTTCTTTTACATGAACAGGCATATGACCATTGATAATGTGTCCTTTTTCTACGTCCACATTAAACTCTTTGAGGATATTGTTCACTACCTCTTCCTTCTCGATCAGTCGATAATAATGGTCTTTTCTTTCAATCTGTACTTCTTTATCTGCGATAAAATAGCGTTCAAATGTTGCCATTTTTTCCTTACCATATACCGGAGAATTCTCATTAGACCAGATATACCACATAATATCCTTACCATATTCATGTTCATCTTTATTATCCTGCTCGTAATACCCTTTTCTTGCATAGTATTCAAGCACATCATAAAGTTCTTTTCCAGAATACTGTTTATTACCGATCTTTACTTTACGAAACTTACCGTTCTCATCAAGGGGTACACATCCATGATAAAGCAGATTAGAGTTATAGCAAAGATACAGACCTCCCTTATTAAACAAGAAACGAATATGCTCCTGTAATTTCTCACAGTTCAGGAAATTCATGCAAAGGCGGTTCATCAGGGATTCTTCCGCTTCGGAAAGCTCATACGGATTGTTCGGATCTACCGTCGGGAAGGACTTATCAAGAAGTTCATACTTCTTTCCATCAATTTTGATCGTTCCTTCTTCATAATCAATCTTATCAAGAAGAAGTCTTCTGTCCATATTAAACTCCGGTCTTCTTTTAATAAGCTGTCCTTCTAACTTAAACTGGATAATCGCAATCGCTTTATGCATCTTCATATTAAGAGATACTTCCTGCAGATTAGAATCTTCCTGCGCATGCACACGAAAACACTGGCAAGGATCATTCGCATAAGTTTCTATTGCAAAACTTGCAAGAGGAACAAGATTGATTCCGTATCCATCTTCTAAGACATTGAGGTTATTATATCTTGCCGAAAGACGAATGACATTGGCAATGCAGGCTTTATTTCCGGAAGCGGCTCCCATCCATACAACATCATGATTCCCCCACTGGAAATCCACATTACTATGCTGCATCAGATGATCCATAATAATATGCGGTCCTGGTCCTCTGTCAAAAATATCACCGATCACATGCAGTCTTGTGACAACTAACTTCTGAATTACCCCTGCGATTGCAACGATAAATTCCTTGGCACGATTCAAACGGATGATCGTATCAAAAATCTCATTATAATATTCTTCCTTTTCTACAACACGATTATTCTCACTTAAAAGTTCTTCAAGAATATAGGAAAAATCTGGTGGGAGACTCTTTCTAAGCTTCGATCTTGTATACTTGGCAGAACTTTCCTTACATACAGCAATCAAACGGTGTAATGATACCTTATACCAGTCCTGAAAGTCTTCTTCTGACATCTCTAAACGCATCCGCTCCACTTTCTGTTCTGGATAATAAATCAAAGCCGCCAGACTCTTCTTATCCCTGGCACATAATGTATTACCAAAAACATCTTCTATCTTATTACGAATCGCTCCTGAGCCTGTCTTTAATATATGTAAAAACTGCTCATACTCACCATGTACATCAGAAACAAAATGCTCTGTCTCTTTTGGCAGATTCAGAATCGCCTGCAGATTAATAATCTCTGTACATGCTTTTGCGACACTTGGATACTGTGTTGCCAGGCTTTGTAAAAACTTCAGATTCAACTTCTCCATAATTCCTCCCCCTTATGGAATGATCCATATTTCTATATTTCTCCAAACTGCTGCTTTATGCCTTACCTATGTTACTCATGTAAATCAGTATCATTATCTTTCTGTTTCATCTTCGTTTTTATCTTTAGTTCTATCTTTTTGTTTCATCTTCGTTTTTATCTTTAGTTCTATCTTTCTGTTCCCTCTCCATGGAAGCAAGCTCTTTCTTCTTTTGTTCAAGCTGAAGATATGGACGCATCTCAATAAGCGGCGCCCCGTTATTACGAATATAATCTTCCGTAATGGTTACACGACCAATATTGTCATCCTTTGGAATCTCATACATAATATCCAGCATAAACTTCTCTATGATTGCACGAAGTGCTCTGGCACCGGTATCTTTTTCTAATGCCTTTTCTGCAATTGCAGTAAGTGCACCATCTTCAAACTGTAAATCAACTTCATCTAATGCCAGAAGTTTCTGATACTGTTTTAATATTGCATTCTTAGGTTCTTTAAGAATATCAACCAGCATTTCCTTTGTCAAGGCGTTTAATGTGAAAATGATTGGCAATCTTCCAATAAATTCCGGAATCATTCCAAACTTTCTGATATCTTCTACTGTTACATTCTGTAAAAGATTCTTTTCGTGATCATATTTATCTTTTAATTCCGCATGGAATCCAATAGAAGAATGCTGCGTCATTCTTTCTTTGATAATATCTTCTAATCCCGGGAAGGCACCTCCACAGATAAAAAGAATATTTCTTGTATTCATAACCGCCGTTGGAACCATTGCATTTTTAGAACTTGCTCCTACTGGTACTTCTACCTCACTACCTTCTAAAAGCTTTAACAGACCCTGCTGTACAGATTCTCCACTTACATCGCGGCTTGTCGTATTCTTTTTCTTTGCGATCTTATCAATCTCATCAATGAAAATAATACCTGTTTCTGCTCTTTCTACATCATTATCCGCATTCGCAAGCAGCTTTGAGAGTACACTCTCCACATCGTCTCCGATATAACCTGCTTCAGTAAGAGAAGTGGCATCACAGATTGCCAGAGGTACATTTAACAGCCTCGCCAGTGTTTTTACCAGATGCGTTTTACCGGAACCAGTTGGTCCGATCATCAGCATATTGGACTTATCAATCTCGATTTCATCCATAGTATTTGTAATTACACGTTTATAATGGTTATATACTGCCACAGACATGACTTTTTTTGCATAGTCCTGTCCAATCACATACTCGTCAAGCTGCGCTTTGATCTGATGCGGAGCAGGAATATTCTTTAATGTAAGCTTTGGTTCTTCTTTTTTATTTTTCTTCTTTTTCTTTTTTGCTTTCTTTGTTTTTGGTTTCTGATTGGAAAGGTTTCCTGATAATAACTCCCCAAGATTCATATCCTTTAAGTTGTTAAAATCCATATTGGAAAGGTCAAGGAACTGAATACCATTCCCTCCTCCAAAGCCAGAATTAAAAGAATCAAAGGACTTCTGCATACAGTCAGAACAAATGCTTAAGCCTGTTGGCATATGAATAAGCTTTGCTCCCTGCGATTCTGTACGATGACAGACACAACAGGAATCCATCTTCTTTTTGGAATCGTCATCCTCATCATCGTCATCTTCTTCTACTTCATAGTCCTCGTCATCAATTTCTTCCGCATTGTCATCTTCAACCATATCCTGCTCTTCTTTTTCATTGAAAATAATTTGTGTCAGAGCATCCTCTAATACCAGTTCTTCCTGGTTTCTTGTATTTTCTTTCTTCATTTCTCTATCTCTTTCTATCTCCCGTAGTTACTGACTCTGCCTTCTGCCTTTTAAGATTGCCTCACCAAGCAGCATATCTTCCGGTGTAGTAATCTTTATATTTTCATAACTTCCTTTTATCATGCGGACGCCACGAATGCCATATGTTTCCATCACCATGCCATCATCCGTTACAGAATCATCTTTGGCCTCCATCATTTTCCGGTAGGCTTCTTTTATTTCTTTTGTAATAAAACACTGTGGGGTCTGAATCTGCCACATACTGCTTCTTGGTGGCGTAGAAACTGCATAGCAATTATCATCTACGATCTTGATCGTATCTTTTACCGGCATTCCCATAACACAGGACTTGTCTTTTTTTACCTGCTCAATGCAAAATTCTATTAATTCCGGTGTAATAAATGCCCTGGCTCCATCATGGATCAGAACATAATTCTCTTCTGGGATAACACACAATGCTTCATATACCGAATGATACCGTTCTGCTCCTCCAGTAACAATCTTCTTTACTTTTTTATATGAATATTTATCTAAAATATTCTTCTGTGCGTATTCTACCTCACCTGGAGCGACCACAAGAATAACTTCGTCAACAGAACTGTCTTCAAAAGCTTCTAACGCATAGGTAATAACCGGTCGTTCTAAAAGAGTCATATACTGCTTTTGTATATCAGAATGCATACGGCTTCCTTTTCCCGCTGCTAAGACAACTGCTGTCACTTTATCTTTCATGTACTCCCCTCCTGTACTCTCCTATGTACTTTCGGAATCTTTTTGTGCTTAATTTTGTGAGAAAAACTCCGAGAGTACATTCCTTTATACTCCTGGAATCTTTTTGCACTTGGTTATATAAAAAGATTCCTGGTACAGATTCCTAACGTTCTCCAATCTTTAAGTTTGGCTTTGCATTTAAATCCCAGCCATCCCGGATACCTTTCTTATATTCATAATATCCTGCAACACCGATCATCGCCGCATTATCTGTACAAAAGATTGGTGACGGATGGTAAAATTCTAATCCGTTTTTGCGGCAGGCTTCTTCCATCTGCGCACGAAGAGAAGAATTTGACGCTACCCCTCCTGCGATTGCAACTTTTTTAATTCCAAGGCGCTTTGCCGCTCCCACTGTATGTTCTGTAAGCACATCTGTTACCGACTGCTGGAAAGAAGCTGCCACATCGGCACGATTCACTTCCTCCCCTTTCATCTGGCACTGGTTTAAATAATTCAGTACTGCTGATTTTAAACCACTGAAGCTGAAATCATCCGGTGCATCTGTTATTTTAGCTCTTGGAAATGCGATTGCCTTTTTATCGCCTTCTTTTGCAAGCTTATCAATCTTCGGTCCGCCTGGATAGCCGAGTCCAATTGCTCTTGCTACTTTATCAAATGCTTCTCCGGCCGCATCGTCTCTCGTTCTTCCAATAATCTCATACTCTCCGTAATCCTTTACGAGAACCAGGTGCGAATGTCCGCCGGAAGCTACCATACATAAAAACGGTGGCTCTAACTCTTTATGTTCAATATAGTTGGCGCTGATATGGCCTTCGATATGATGCACTCCAACTAATGGTTTCTTCGTCGCATACGCAATTGCTTTTGCTTCGGCAACCCCGACAAGAAGTGCACCGACAAGTCCCGGTCCGTAAGTAACAGCGATGGCATCAATATCCTCTAAAGAAACACCTGCTTCTTTTAATGCTGTTTCAATTACAATATTAATCTTCTCTATATGTTTTCTGGATGCAATTTCCGGTACTACGCCGCCAAATAATGTATGCAGTTTGATCTGCGTATAAATGGTATTTGATAAAACTTCTCTCCCGTTCTTTACAACAGCCGCCGCTGTCTCGTCACAGGAAGTCTCGATTGCCAGAATCAGCACATCCTTTTTATTTTCTTCCATGTTTCTTATTCCTCCTCAAATAACAGAGTCGTACTTTTTCCGTCCTTTCCCGCACTGGTACGGGCAAATATCTTCCGCACTTCTTCAAGATATACTTCCGGTCTTACCAGGGAAGGACTGTAGTGCGTAAGCCACATCTTCTTCACGTCAGCTTTCTTTGCCATTTCTGCCGCTTCATAAAATGTCATATGTTTATATTCTATTGCTTTTGCTTTCTTCTCCGGCTCACCATACATTCCTTCACAGATAAACAAATCCGCACCTTTTGCATGGTCTACAATAGACGCTGTTGGTCTTGTATCTGTAGTATACGTACATTTAATTCCTTTTCGTGCCGGTCCAAGAACCAGATCACTTGTCAGTATTCTGTCTGGCAATTCAATGGTTTCCCCCTTTTGCAGGCGGTTCCAGTATTGCATTTCTACATTGTTCTCTTTTGCTTTATTGATATCAAACTTACCTGCTCTGTCAATCTCTATCGTATATCCATAACAGGTTACATTGTGATTCACACGAAATGCCGTAATCCGGCATCCAGCTACTTCAATAACTTCTTCTTTTTCTTTTAGCTCACGAAAAACAATCGGAAATGGTAAATCCGGTGCAATTACCCTCAGTGAATTCACTACACGCTCTAATCCTCTTGGTCCTACCATTAATAGCGGCTCTGTTCTCTGTGCATTTCCAAGCGTTAAAAGAAGCCCCGGCAGTCCACTGATATGATCTGCATGATAATGCGTAAAACAGATGACCTCAATCGGCTTAAAACTCCAGCCTTTTTCCTTGATTCCCACCTGTGTTCCTTCACCACAATCTATTAAAATACTGTTTCCATTGTATCTCGCCATCAATGATGTCAGTTTGCGATATGGCAGCGGCATCATTCCGCCACAACCGAGCAAACACAATTCCAGCATAATCTCCCTCACTTTTCTATAGCAGTTCCGTCTGTTCCTCCACCTTTACCGGAATCCGAAACTGCCCTGTCCATGTATCATAACAGGACTCACATATATGAAATATATGTATTTGTCCATCTTTATTTGAAAAATATCCCCATTCTTTTTTAATGGAAATATAATCTTCTCTTTTGGTACTGTCTGTTGTTTCTATCTTTTTCCCACAGGAATTACAGTATACTTCATACACTTTTTTCTCCATTCTATTCTCCATAGCCTCCATCTTTTTAAACATTTTTCATATGAAAGTTTCTCTTACATATGGAAGTTCCTCTTAATTATACAGAAAAATGTGCTGAAAAACGTTAGTAACTATTGGTATTTTTAAGATTGCCATAACATAAGCCTGGCATCTTCCTGTGGATGTTCATAATAATTCTTTCTTTTTCCGACTTCTTTAAATCCGGCATGTTTATACAAAGTAATCGCCGCTGCATTAGAATCCCGCACTTCAAGATATATACTATAAATTCCCTGCTGTCTCGCCTCGTCTAATAACTGCTGCAGCAGCTTTCTGGCAATTCCTTTCTTCCTGTAAGCGGGAAGTACGGCAACATTGGTGATATCTGCTTCATCTAGAACTACTTTCATCCCGATATAGCCGATAACCTCTGTCTCTTCTTTTGCAAGAAAAGAACAATATCCCTTAGTATGAAACATTTCCTTTAATGCATCAACTGACCATGGTACCGAAAAACATTCTTTCATCAGAATCTCTGTCTGTTCACAGTCTGTTTCTGCCATTGGACAAATTCTCATTCTTCTAACTTCTTTCCCTTCGCTTCAAGTTCGCGCTCTGCCTGTGACTTTCTCAAATAAATTGGTGCATGGTCACTCGCTGGTTCTGCCTTGCCTTCATCGTATAATCTCACTGCACGAATGGCAACCGCTCCTGCTCTCTGACGACTTAAATGTGCCGGTGCATAAGAATGTTCTACTGTACAGAATTCCTCAATAATATCTTTGTATACCGGAACACCATCTCCCAGGAAAATAACCTGTTTTCCAAGCTTTTGTCCAAACGCATTACACTTTTTAATAATGTCTTCTACCGGACCTGCCTCCTGAGCTACAAGTTCTTCAAATTCTGTCCCTCCTGCAAAATGATAGATTCCTGTATAAACCTGCTTTCTTCTGGCATCCATCATCGGACAGATCAGCGCATCTGTCCCATAAAAATTACAAGCGATTCCTTCTAATGTCGGAACAGAAATGATTGGTTTATTAAGCGCAAGACCCAATCCTTTTGCAGTGGCAGAACCAATTCGGAGACCTGTGAAAGAACCCGGACCTGCTGCAACAGCAATGGCATCCACTTCAGAAAGTTCTGTCTGTGTCATTTTCACAATCTCATCAAGCATAGGTAAAAGTGTTTGTGAGTGTGTCTTTTTGTAATTTAATGTATACTCTGCAACTAAGGTTTCTCCATCTAAAATGGCAACGGAAGCCACCAGTCCAGAGCTGTCTAATGCAAGAAGTTTCATCTATCTTTGCACCTCCTCAACAGTAATCAGACGATAATCAAATCCTTTCGACAAATCTTTATCGATATGGATTTCCGTATATTGTTCCGGGAGCAGTTCCTCAATCAGATTCGCCCACTCGATAAAGCAGACTCCTTCTCCCTCAATATATTCTTCAAAACCAATTTCGTACATTTCTTCCGGGTCACTGATCCGGTATACATCAAAATGATAAAACGGAAGTCTTCCCTCATCATATACCTGCAAAATAGTAAAGGTCGGACTGCTGACCGGACCTTTTATTCCAAGACCCGCAGCAAATCCCTGTGTAAATACTGTCTTTCCTACTCCTAAATCTCCATAAAGGCAATAGACTTGTCCTGCTGCTGCCTTTTGCCCACATTGTTTTCCCAGTGCAAATGTATCCTCTGCGCTGTTACTTTCTATTCTCATCTTTACCTCTTTTTTACCTCTTTTTCATCTCTTTTATGAAATTCATGATTTCCTCCCGCTGCGTTCCCATTGCCGCACTTGGGATTAAAAATGCATTGTTCTTTCCGGTATAAATCACTGCAACTGTCTTGTAAAAGATTAATTTCGTTACTTTTTTCCATTCTACATCAATTGCGTCATCTCCTAATTCCAGATGCAGTCCCCACTCATCAAACATATAGTGAAATTCTTCATTATAAATTGGATTCAGCTTTTTCGCATTCTTTGCACGAAGATTTGTTGTAAATGGAATCCATATAAGAATAAATAAAGAACAGATCAACGGCATCGTAACACTTCCCTGCTTCTTAATTAACACAGCAAGCGGCCATACGATTGCTAATATCGTTACGATAATCATTAATGGCTGACGATACGTATGACCAAAAAGAAATGCCTTCAATTCCTTTTCTGTTACATTGGCATCAACTCGGAAATGTCTGCCCTGTGGCTCCATCATTTCTTTTTTCGCAAGTTCTTCCGGCTGTTCCTGTACATTCTCTGTTACGATTGTTTCAGAACGCTCCCCATCTTCTGGATTTTGAGCTGTTTTTTCTACACACAGATCTGCATCCTGTATACTTTCTTCTTCTATAATTCCCTCCGGTCTGTCAAGATCAGCAAGGTTCATCTTACTTATTTTTTCAAGGTTTTTCACGCGTTATTCCTCCTGCAATGGCCACAGCGTTACTTGCTGTGGTCAATCTTCATCGTAAGCTGGATTCTCTTTTTATTTAAATCCACACTCATAACCTGCACATCTACAATATCTCCTACGCTGACTACTTCAAGCGGATGCTTAATGTAGCGCTCTGTCATCTGGGAAATATGCACAAGACCGTCCTGATGTACTCCAATATCAACAAATGCTCCAAAGTCGATCACATTACGTACCGTTCCTTTTAAAACCATACCTTCTTTTAAGTCTTTCATTTCAAGAACATCTGTCCTTAATACAGGCTTTGGCATCTCACTTCTTGGATCTCTTCCCGGCTTCTCCAGTTCCTCTACAATATCATGCAGTGTCATTTCTCCAACGCCAAGACTTTCCGCTGTTGCTTTTTCATTTGTAATCTGAGAGTGAAGAGTACTAAGTCCGCCATTACGGATACTTTCAGAAGTATAACCTAAATCCTTTAACAACTTCGCTGCTGCCTCATAGGATTCTGGATGTACACTTGTATTATCAAGCGGTTCCTCTCCTCTCGGAATCCGTAAGAATCCTGCACACTGTAAAAATGCTTTTGGTCCAAGTTTTGGTACTTTTAAAAGTTCCTTTCTTGTATGGAATCGTCCATTTTCTTCACGATAAGCTACGATATTCTTTGCTACTGCTTTACTGATTCCTGAAACATAAGAAAGTAATGGAACAGAAGCTGTGTTAAGATCAACACCTACTTTGTTTACACAGTCTTCTACTACACCATTTAACGCTTCTTCTAAACGTTTCTGGTTCATATCATGCTGATACTGGCCAACACCGATTGCCTTTGGTTCAATCTTTACTAGTTCTGCTAACGGATCTTGTAATCTTCTGGCAATAGATGCGGCACTTCTTTGTCCTACGTCAAATTCCGGAAATTCTTCTGTGGCAAGCTTACTTGCAGAATATACAGAAGCTCCGGCTTCATTTACGATAACATAAGCTACCTTTTCCGGAATCTCTTTAATCAGTTCAGTAATTACCTGTTCTGATTCACGACAGGCAGTACCATTTCCTACGCTGATTACAGAAACATGATACTTCTTGATCATCTCATGCACTGTTTTCTTTGCCTGTTCTACTTTACACTGTGGTGCAGTTGGGTAAACGACAACGGTATCTAATACCTTACCGGTTGGGTCTACAACAGCAAGCTTACAGCCTGTACGGAAAGCCGGGTCCCAGCCAAGAACTGTTCTTCCTTCCATTGGAGGCTGCATAAGAAGCTGTTTTAAGTTCTTTCCAAAAACAGTAATTGCACCTTCCTGTGCTTTTTCCGTCATCTCACTGCGGATATCTCTTTCAATTGCCGGTGCGATTAGACGATTATAAGCATCAAGCACTGTTTCTTCCATCAGTGTCTTTGTATTTGGATTGTCCTTTATCATTGTTTTATTCAACGCATTGACAATCTGTGCATCAGGAGCCTCTACCTTAACCGTAAGAAACTTTTCTTTTTCCCCACGATTAATCGCCAGCACACGATACCCTGTAATCTTAGACAGTTCCTCGCTAAAATCATAATACATTTCATAAACAGATTCAGCCTTTTCATCTTTGGCTTTCACTACAAGACGCCCCTGCTTCATCGTGCAGTTTCTTATACTCTTGCGGTAATCTGCTTTATCTGCGATCATCTCCGCAATAATATCTTTTGCTCCGGCAAGCGCCTCTTTTGCATTAGTAACTCCTTTTGCTTCGTCTACAAAGCTCTGTGCTTCTTCTTCCATACTCTTAGAAGTTGCCTGCAAAAGAAGAATGTTCGCCAGTGGCTCTAACCCTTTTTCCTTTGCCTTCGTCGCTCTCGTCTGCTTCTTTGGACGATATGGACGATACAGATCATCTACTGCTACAAGAGTTTCTGCCGCTAAAATCTTTTTCTTTAAATCATCGGTCATCTTGCCCTGTTCTGTAATCGCGTTAATAACCTGCTCTTTCTTTTCTTCTAAATTACGAAGATAAAGAAGGCGCTCATGTAAATTACGAAGAGTCTCATCATTAAGGGCTCCTGTCATCTCTTTACGATATCTGGCAATAAAAGGAATCGTATTTCCCTCATCAATGAGCTGTACCGCTGCTTTTGCCTGTTCTTCCTTAATCGTAAGCTCCTGCGCCAGTTTCTTTATAATATCCATTAATCTGTCTGCTCCTTATGTCTGTACTTTTTATTTTACGATCTGTTATGCTTTTTGCGGTGTAGTGATCCATCGGAGATATGCATTCATAAATGCATCCAGGTTTCCATCCATCACGCTCTGTACATTTCCGGTCTCTTCCCCGGTTCTGTGATCTTTTACCATCGTATATGGCTGCATAACATAAGAACGAATCTGGTTTCCCCAGCCGTTATCGGATACTTCGCCACGTATATCTGATAATTTTTCCCTGTTTTCCTGCTCTTTAATCAGATATAACTTTGCCTTTAACATCTGCATTGCCTTATCTTTATTCTTGTGCTGAGAACGTTCATTCTGACATTGCACAACAACACCTGTAGGAATATGGGTGATACGGATCGCCGAATCTGTCTTGTTGATATGCTGTCCACCTGCACCGCTGGAACGATACGTATCAATACGAATATCTTCGTCCGCAATCTCTACAGATAAATCTTCCTCAATATCCGGCATAACATCACAAGAAGCAAAGGATGTCTGTCTCTTTCCTGCCGCATTAAATGGAGAAATCCTTACCAGACGATGGACGCCTTTTTCTGACTTAAGATAGCCATAGGCATTCTCTCCATTTACTTCAAAAGTAATGGACTTGATTCCTGCTTCATCTCCATCAAGATAATCAAGAACTTCTGTCTTAAATCCATGACTGTCGGCCCACTTACTGTACATACGATACAGCATACCCGCCCAATCACAAGACTCTGTTCCACCTGCACCGGCATGAAGCGTTACGATTGCATTATTTTTATCGTATTCACCGGATAACAATGTCTGGATCTTTAGATTATCAAACTCTATTTCAAACTCACCAAGTAATTCTTCAATCTCCGGAATCACACTGGCATCAT
This Anaerobutyricum hallii DNA region includes the following protein-coding sequences:
- a CDS encoding Tex family protein encodes the protein MDIIKKLAQELTIKEEQAKAAVQLIDEGNTIPFIARYRKEMTGALNDETLRNLHERLLYLRNLEEKKEQVINAITEQGKMTDDLKKKILAAETLVAVDDLYRPYRPKKQTRATKAKEKGLEPLANILLLQATSKSMEEEAQSFVDEAKGVTNAKEALAGAKDIIAEMIADKADYRKSIRNCTMKQGRLVVKAKDEKAESVYEMYYDFSEELSKITGYRVLAINRGEKEKFLTVKVEAPDAQIVNALNKTMIKDNPNTKTLMEETVLDAYNRLIAPAIERDIRSEMTEKAQEGAITVFGKNLKQLLMQPPMEGRTVLGWDPAFRTGCKLAVVDPTGKVLDTVVVYPTAPQCKVEQAKKTVHEMIKKYHVSVISVGNGTACRESEQVITELIKEIPEKVAYVIVNEAGASVYSASKLATEEFPEFDVGQRSAASIARRLQDPLAELVKIEPKAIGVGQYQHDMNQKRLEEALNGVVEDCVNKVGVDLNTASVPLLSYVSGISKAVAKNIVAYREENGRFHTRKELLKVPKLGPKAFLQCAGFLRIPRGEEPLDNTSVHPESYEAAAKLLKDLGYTSESIRNGGLSTLHSQITNEKATAESLGVGEMTLHDIVEELEKPGRDPRSEMPKPVLRTDVLEMKDLKEGMVLKGTVRNVIDFGAFVDIGVHQDGLVHISQMTERYIKHPLEVVSVGDIVDVQVMSVDLNKKRIQLTMKIDHSK
- the prfB gene encoding peptide chain release factor 2 — encoded protein: MVELEQYKFTVNQYKEPMKELGLSLSLSHKHEQIKELESEMREEGFWNNPDKAQEVTKKLKNLKDTVSAYHALEMTLDDVSTMIELGNEENDASVIPEIEELLGEFEIEFDNLKIQTLLSGEYDKNNAIVTLHAGAGGTESCDWAGMLYRMYSKWADSHGFKTEVLDYLDGDEAGIKSITFEVNGENAYGYLKSEKGVHRLVRISPFNAAGKRQTSFASCDVMPDIEEDLSVEIADEDIRIDTYRSSGAGGQHINKTDSAIRITHIPTGVVVQCQNERSQHKNKDKAMQMLKAKLYLIKEQENREKLSDIRGEVSDNGWGNQIRSYVMQPYTMVKDHRTGEETGNVQSVMDGNLDAFMNAYLRWITTPQKA